From a single Pseudoalteromonas sp. Scap06 genomic region:
- a CDS encoding TonB-dependent siderophore receptor, translated as MSTYRLNTLAVAVAFAFSAPSMVNAQEAPTKAEKNIEQISVLGSRVSNRTATESSSPIDLIDADDLNKGGFTELGQSLQATAPSFNFSRTQVSDGSDLFRPATLRGLQPDQTLVLVNGKRRHNQSIFGLTSTVGGGSAGTDMNAIPLIALKGVEVLRDGAAAQYGSDAIAGVINLSLNDSTDLTTGYVQYGETAEGDGETISAGLNRGFELGNEGGFINLSLEYRDADKTNRAERDTGGSLNVAPGTLSDEVRWGQGNAESEFTSVFYNMALPMGEGELYSFGGYSERTALGNGFYRNFNEASKNVTQVYSDGFLPQIDNEAQDISVAVGFKGEINSDWTYDVSAVYGENQYDFTSRNTLNASYAAEYLFNNPGASDADIAANAGPTEGYSGGFRFDQTTFNADINGIVDIGRSEPVYVSIGAEYRKENYEIVPGEVASYACGAANTDTSYPSVNDPSQFAQCGFQAYNGLRPEASNKSDRDSYAVYVDAETMLSDAWNVSGALRYEDFSNAGDDIIGKVATRYEFNDDFAVRGALSTGFRAPSLQQSGYTAFTTNLGSDGTLSQSFTATTGSAFPAALGVDTLKLETSTNYSAGFVYDVTSDLSLTVDFYRVEIEDRITLGSLLSADDVAFSPEAVAALQATGAVQANYFSNSVNSTTQGVDIIASYRTDLYDGNFSATFAGNLNETQIDSVNAAPGIPKSVALDDIQSSFLTDGQPGERATLTFDYERDAYSAMIRFNYFGETDVKYFGNDHIELATDGSFKATSTVETAVLVDLNVSYEINEMFSLSVGADNVFDETPDELGDDEVLNAISNGAFKYPLRAVPYGFDGRSYYAKLSFSF; from the coding sequence ATGTCAACATATCGTTTAAACACCTTGGCTGTAGCAGTTGCTTTTGCCTTTAGTGCGCCAAGTATGGTTAATGCACAAGAAGCGCCAACTAAAGCTGAAAAAAATATCGAACAAATATCTGTTTTAGGATCGCGAGTTTCAAACCGTACAGCCACTGAGTCATCATCACCTATTGATTTAATTGACGCAGATGATTTAAACAAAGGCGGCTTTACCGAACTTGGGCAAAGCTTACAGGCAACGGCGCCGTCATTTAACTTTTCGCGAACACAGGTTTCTGATGGCTCTGATTTATTTCGCCCTGCTACATTACGCGGCTTACAACCAGACCAAACGCTGGTTTTAGTAAACGGTAAACGCCGCCATAATCAATCTATTTTTGGTTTAACAAGCACTGTGGGCGGTGGCTCTGCCGGCACTGATATGAATGCGATTCCACTAATTGCTTTAAAAGGTGTTGAAGTGTTACGTGATGGTGCGGCGGCTCAGTATGGCTCTGATGCAATTGCAGGGGTTATCAACTTATCACTTAATGATTCAACAGATTTAACCACCGGTTACGTACAATATGGCGAAACGGCAGAAGGTGATGGAGAAACAATTTCAGCCGGTTTAAACCGTGGTTTTGAATTAGGTAATGAGGGCGGTTTTATAAATTTATCGCTTGAGTACCGTGATGCAGATAAAACTAACCGCGCAGAGCGAGATACGGGTGGGTCACTTAATGTTGCACCAGGTACTTTATCTGACGAAGTACGTTGGGGACAAGGTAATGCAGAGAGTGAATTCACTTCGGTATTTTACAATATGGCCCTGCCAATGGGTGAAGGAGAGCTTTACTCATTTGGTGGTTACTCTGAGCGCACGGCACTAGGCAACGGCTTTTACCGTAACTTTAATGAAGCGTCTAAAAACGTAACGCAAGTTTACAGCGATGGTTTTTTACCGCAAATCGACAATGAAGCACAAGATATTTCGGTAGCAGTTGGTTTTAAAGGTGAAATTAACTCTGATTGGACCTACGATGTTTCTGCTGTTTACGGTGAAAATCAATACGATTTTACCTCACGAAATACTTTAAATGCGTCATACGCGGCGGAGTATTTATTTAATAATCCGGGTGCAAGCGATGCCGATATAGCCGCGAATGCTGGCCCAACAGAGGGTTATTCGGGTGGCTTTAGATTTGATCAAACAACGTTTAATGCAGATATAAACGGAATTGTTGATATTGGTCGCAGTGAGCCTGTTTATGTTTCAATTGGCGCTGAATACCGTAAAGAAAACTATGAAATTGTACCAGGTGAGGTGGCATCATACGCATGTGGAGCAGCCAACACGGATACCTCATACCCATCGGTGAACGATCCGAGTCAATTTGCACAATGTGGTTTTCAAGCTTATAACGGTCTTCGTCCTGAAGCTTCAAACAAAAGCGATCGTGATAGTTACGCAGTATATGTAGATGCAGAAACCATGTTAAGCGATGCATGGAATGTGAGCGGTGCTCTTCGCTATGAAGATTTTTCGAATGCGGGTGACGACATCATAGGTAAAGTAGCAACACGTTATGAATTTAATGATGACTTTGCAGTACGTGGTGCGTTATCAACGGGCTTTAGAGCGCCATCATTACAGCAAAGTGGTTACACTGCGTTTACCACTAACTTAGGGTCTGACGGCACGTTAAGTCAGTCGTTTACTGCGACAACGGGCTCTGCATTTCCTGCTGCTTTAGGCGTTGATACATTAAAGCTTGAAACATCAACTAACTACAGTGCCGGTTTTGTTTACGATGTGACCAGTGATTTATCGTTAACGGTGGATTTTTACCGTGTAGAAATTGAAGACCGTATTACATTAGGCAGCTTGTTATCGGCTGATGATGTGGCGTTTAGTCCTGAGGCGGTTGCTGCTCTGCAAGCAACGGGTGCGGTGCAGGCGAATTACTTTTCAAACTCAGTGAATTCAACCACTCAAGGTGTGGACATTATTGCGTCATACCGCACTGATTTATATGACGGTAATTTTTCTGCTACGTTTGCGGGTAATTTAAACGAAACTCAAATTGATAGTGTGAATGCAGCTCCCGGCATTCCAAAAAGTGTAGCACTTGATGACATTCAAAGTAGCTTTTTAACCGACGGACAACCGGGTGAACGTGCGACGCTTACCTTTGATTATGAGCGTGATGCCTACAGCGCAATGATCCGCTTTAATTACTTTGGCGAAACTGATGTGAAGTACTTTGGTAATGACCATATTGAGCTTGCAACAGATGGCTCGTTTAAAGCGACGAGTACCGTAGAGACTGCAGTACTCGTAGATTTAAACGTAAGCTATGAAATTAATGAGATGTTTTCGTTATCGGTTGGAGCAGACAACGTATTTGATGAAACACCGGATGAATTAGGTGATGATGAAGTACTAAATGCGATCTCAAATGGGGCATTTAAATACCCGCTACGTGCAGTACCATACGGTTTTGATGGCCGTAGTTACTATGCAAAACTAAGCTTTAGTTTTTAA
- a CDS encoding ethanolamine ammonia-lyase subunit EutB, translated as MGQRHRYTLGTQVYNFKNLAQVMAKATPHRSGDRLAGVIAQSAQERAVAQMTLADIPLKAFLNEALIAYEDDEITRLIMDDHDANAFMAIAHLTVGDFRNWLLSDFATPSVLASVRQGITPEMAAAVSKIMRNQDLILIAKKCHVTSAFRNTIGLPGHLSTRLQPNHPTDDINGIAACILDGLLYGNGDAVIGINPATDNVAQAIKLMTLMDEVIQKYEIPTQSCVLTHVTNTIECIEAGAPVDLVFQSIGGTEATNSSFGFSLNTLAEAQDAALSLKRGTVGNNVMYFETGQGSSLSANAHHGLDQQTCETRAYAVARKFNPLLVNTVVGFIGPEYLFDGKEITRAGLEDHFCAKLLGIPMGCDVCYTNHAEADQNDMDNLLTLLGVAGCSFVMGIPGSDDIMLNYQTTSFHDALYVRRVLGSRPAPEFEKWLTNMNIMKNSSDVTLSHSLPAAFAKPLDALAGGRS; from the coding sequence ATGGGGCAAAGGCACCGATATACACTGGGCACGCAGGTGTATAATTTTAAAAATTTGGCGCAAGTAATGGCAAAAGCCACTCCTCATCGCTCAGGTGACAGGTTAGCGGGTGTTATTGCACAATCAGCGCAAGAGCGAGCGGTTGCTCAAATGACCTTAGCGGATATTCCGTTGAAGGCATTTTTAAATGAGGCACTGATTGCTTATGAAGACGATGAAATAACTCGCTTAATTATGGACGATCACGATGCTAATGCATTTATGGCGATTGCTCATTTAACCGTGGGAGATTTTCGTAATTGGTTGTTAAGTGACTTTGCAACTCCCTCGGTACTTGCAAGTGTAAGACAGGGGATCACTCCGGAAATGGCTGCGGCTGTTAGCAAAATAATGCGTAATCAGGATCTTATCCTTATTGCTAAAAAATGCCATGTAACCAGTGCATTTAGAAACACCATTGGTTTACCTGGGCATTTATCCACGCGTTTACAACCTAATCACCCAACAGATGATATTAACGGCATTGCCGCCTGTATTTTAGATGGGTTGCTGTACGGTAATGGTGATGCGGTGATAGGTATAAACCCCGCAACCGACAACGTGGCGCAGGCTATTAAATTGATGACATTGATGGATGAGGTGATTCAAAAATATGAAATTCCTACCCAAAGCTGTGTGCTTACCCATGTCACTAATACGATTGAATGCATAGAAGCGGGGGCGCCAGTTGATTTAGTGTTTCAGTCTATTGGTGGAACAGAAGCCACCAATTCGAGTTTTGGTTTTAGTTTAAATACTTTAGCTGAGGCACAAGATGCCGCGCTGAGTCTAAAGCGTGGCACGGTAGGCAATAATGTGATGTATTTTGAAACAGGGCAAGGCAGCTCGCTTTCGGCTAATGCTCATCACGGGCTAGATCAGCAAACCTGCGAAACTCGCGCGTATGCCGTTGCACGAAAATTTAATCCGCTATTAGTTAATACGGTGGTGGGATTTATAGGCCCGGAGTATTTATTTGATGGCAAAGAAATTACCCGCGCGGGGCTTGAGGATCATTTTTGTGCCAAATTACTGGGTATTCCGATGGGATGTGACGTGTGTTACACCAATCATGCCGAGGCTGACCAAAATGATATGGATAATTTACTTACGCTGCTTGGTGTAGCTGGGTGCTCGTTTGTGATGGGGATTCCGGGCTCCGATGACATTATGCTCAATTACCAAACTACCTCATTTCATGATGCGTTATACGTGCGCCGAGTTCTAGGCTCTCGTCCCGCGCCAGAATTTGAAAAGTGGCTTACTAACATGAACATTATGAAAAACAGTAGCGATGTTACTTTATCGCACAGTCTTCCCGCGGCATTTGCTAAGCCGTTAG
- a CDS encoding helix-turn-helix domain-containing protein: MTQQDLASAPQKSMVHTQDIDEQAHNLTQWQQKYDQLSDGRFFGCIESVDYSNIHAFEEYTERALHQQCAIAPRSIWLGIPKQSQQSKINGLNVASNQFMCRTSESNFELITPEQFNIYGLVIDMQSLEHMAQIQGMHLKNITSSDTERLTTCNAMLKSARSIINSMVSNNAFGLNADLQQDMLNMLVLHLLNEQTPCQRIAPSYKHRKAVVDKVKDYIKAHPQNTVTITQLCELTFVSRRTLQYSFESILGINPLRFLRLTRLNNVRRELKLAKQDKPISVVAANWGFWHAGQFTKDYTQLFGENPSQTVSNHASYLKDSKSIIHG; encoded by the coding sequence ATGACGCAGCAAGATTTAGCTAGCGCACCACAAAAGAGCATGGTGCATACCCAAGATATAGATGAGCAAGCGCATAATCTAACGCAGTGGCAGCAAAAATATGATCAGCTCAGTGATGGGCGATTTTTTGGGTGTATAGAAAGCGTGGATTATTCTAATATTCATGCATTTGAAGAATACACAGAGCGTGCTCTTCACCAACAATGCGCAATAGCGCCACGATCTATTTGGCTTGGGATCCCAAAGCAGTCGCAGCAGAGCAAAATTAATGGCTTAAATGTGGCAAGTAATCAATTTATGTGTCGCACTAGTGAGAGTAACTTTGAGCTTATTACACCTGAGCAGTTTAATATTTATGGTTTAGTAATAGACATGCAATCGTTAGAACATATGGCTCAGATACAAGGGATGCACTTAAAAAATATAACGTCTTCAGATACTGAGCGACTGACAACATGCAACGCCATGCTAAAAAGTGCCCGGAGTATAATAAACAGTATGGTTAGCAACAACGCTTTTGGCCTAAATGCCGATTTACAGCAAGATATGCTTAATATGTTGGTATTACATTTACTAAACGAACAGACTCCGTGTCAACGCATCGCTCCCAGTTATAAACACCGCAAAGCGGTCGTTGATAAAGTTAAAGATTATATAAAAGCGCATCCACAAAACACGGTAACAATTACTCAATTATGCGAACTCACCTTTGTGAGCAGGCGTACCTTACAATATAGTTTTGAGAGTATTTTAGGGATAAACCCACTGCGGTTTTTACGTTTAACTCGATTAAATAATGTTAGAAGAGAGCTAAAATTAGCAAAGCAAGATAAACCCATTTCTGTGGTTGCTGCCAATTGGGGGTTTTGGCATGCAGGGCAATTTACCAAAGACTACACACAATTATTTGGTGAGAACCCTTCGCAAACAGTTAGCAACCATGCTTCTTACCTGAAAGATTCTAAATCGATAATACATGGATAA
- a CDS encoding FIST signal transduction protein codes for MFAIETFHTHGSDIDKFIKPVSQFTNNSPDLLLGFATTDTIKYLYNSQPNVIKNTQNCLIISSCLGSSTEKNLSLNEQSISLFSIKDSTGHYGIASCNTTNNLRENAANTVLRAIANAGQTGLAPKMVWCFQVPGNEELVLQGIQDAIGQRIPVFGGSCADNDISAKWCFSDTKNVYQQGFIIAVLYPSVETFGFYSSGYDITNQQGIVTNIEGRLLKTIDNQPAFDVYNQWRKNLGFGQLKAGNILAQSAMTPLSRAFASDDEIPRLLLSHPAIAKNGSLELFSNLHVGDTVYLASGSPEQLIKRADMVVTSLTKLAELHAIKNITGGVIIFCGGCMLSIKEAMHEVKQSIETQLPTIPFIIGFTFGELGTFSDATSKHGNLMISCEIFGDPI; via the coding sequence ATGTTCGCCATTGAAACTTTTCACACTCACGGCAGCGATATAGATAAATTTATCAAACCTGTAAGTCAGTTTACAAACAACAGTCCCGATTTACTGCTCGGGTTTGCTACAACCGATACCATTAAATATCTTTATAATAGCCAGCCCAACGTGATAAAAAACACTCAAAATTGCTTAATCATCTCCTCCTGTCTTGGCTCATCAACCGAAAAAAATTTATCGTTAAATGAGCAAAGTATTAGTTTATTCTCTATCAAAGACTCAACGGGTCATTATGGAATTGCCAGTTGCAATACAACTAATAACCTAAGAGAAAATGCAGCTAACACTGTACTCCGAGCTATTGCTAATGCAGGCCAAACAGGACTCGCCCCAAAAATGGTCTGGTGCTTTCAAGTCCCAGGGAACGAAGAACTAGTGCTACAAGGAATCCAAGATGCTATTGGGCAGCGTATACCTGTTTTTGGAGGAAGTTGCGCTGATAACGACATTTCGGCAAAGTGGTGTTTCAGCGATACTAAAAATGTATACCAACAAGGTTTTATCATTGCGGTGTTATATCCGTCTGTAGAAACATTCGGCTTTTATAGTTCAGGCTACGATATAACCAACCAGCAGGGCATAGTTACCAATATTGAAGGACGTTTATTAAAAACAATCGATAATCAGCCCGCTTTTGATGTTTATAATCAATGGCGTAAAAACCTAGGGTTTGGACAGTTAAAAGCGGGAAATATACTTGCCCAATCAGCAATGACCCCGCTATCAAGAGCTTTTGCTTCAGATGATGAAATCCCACGATTATTGTTAAGTCATCCAGCTATAGCAAAAAATGGATCGTTAGAATTATTTTCTAACCTACATGTTGGCGATACGGTTTACCTTGCCTCAGGAAGCCCAGAGCAATTAATAAAGCGAGCTGATATGGTTGTCACCTCATTAACTAAATTGGCAGAACTCCATGCTATAAAAAATATTACCGGTGGTGTTATTATTTTTTGCGGTGGTTGTATGCTATCAATTAAAGAGGCAATGCACGAAGTAAAGCAATCTATTGAAACACAACTTCCCACTATTCCGTTTATTATAGGCTTTACTTTCGGGGAGCTCGGGACATTCAGCGATGCGACCAGTAAACATGGTAACTTAATGATCTCATGCGAAATTTTTGGTGACCCAATATGA
- a CDS encoding EAL domain-containing protein — MALRILLVDDELNVLKSLKRVLARSGYDVLTASSGFEALEILAANQIEIIITDFRMPEMNGADLLRQVKSRWPDSVNLVLSGYADFKSVVELLNQGLVFRFLEKPWVDSELLENISEAKVKYEQRRAKRVRDQLLMGSMSGLIEIDNNGIINRFNAPAAEIIPDIHLYENKHLAYLDTAQNKSVSQSFVDKKSSTLFINYAHASDLAKNEEVMIERCLNDDYFQLLKLSSNSNSMSNIFQLTRTQSVVTNESEFYHHLTLCEANKKCYALVYIGIAQFQLINDLLGAEDGNHLIKLVLKVLKSVSEKSVKVFHKSADRFVLFVPEIKSDSEVLSDLNKAIEQLNKILPRKYIDAHVQLYGVYGLFPEDNLEGKELVNQMQLTLNYQLGEQQRIFSRFDPQLVADYRKNFELSRLLLIAVNKDELSLRFQPKVNIETGQVHSAEALIRWYEPSKYGWVPPAHFIPIAECDGQIIPIGRWVISQSCKTLKYWGDNNIGVNVLAINLSARQLKDDPGLIDYVLECLSCNGLESSQLVFELTETYLIEDFSACEQQLKRLKKLGVKLLIDDFGVGYSSLGYLSKLPVDGVKLDKALITDIESSLAMQSMIRNITRMSHDLSLIVIAEGVETAFECEVIKKLGCDYIQGYYYSQPLESDDFCNYLNHANTQGAK, encoded by the coding sequence GTGGCTTTGCGAATTTTATTAGTAGACGATGAACTCAATGTATTGAAATCTTTAAAGCGAGTACTTGCTCGTTCTGGTTATGATGTGCTGACGGCATCCTCTGGTTTTGAGGCACTTGAAATATTAGCGGCTAATCAAATTGAGATAATCATTACTGATTTTAGAATGCCAGAAATGAACGGCGCTGATTTATTACGCCAAGTTAAAAGTCGCTGGCCTGATAGTGTAAACCTAGTACTGAGTGGGTATGCTGATTTTAAGTCTGTGGTTGAGTTACTGAATCAGGGGTTAGTATTTCGTTTTTTAGAAAAGCCATGGGTCGATAGTGAGTTACTTGAGAACATCAGCGAAGCGAAAGTTAAATATGAACAGCGCCGAGCAAAAAGAGTAAGAGATCAATTATTAATGGGCAGTATGTCTGGCTTAATAGAAATAGACAATAACGGTATTATAAATCGTTTTAATGCACCTGCAGCTGAAATTATTCCAGATATTCATTTATATGAAAATAAACACCTCGCTTATTTAGATACAGCTCAAAACAAATCAGTAAGTCAGTCATTTGTTGATAAGAAAAGCAGTACACTTTTTATTAATTATGCACACGCCTCTGATCTAGCTAAAAACGAAGAAGTTATGATAGAGCGTTGTTTAAATGATGATTATTTTCAACTCTTAAAATTATCGAGCAACTCAAATAGCATGAGTAACATTTTTCAACTTACTAGAACACAGTCGGTGGTAACCAACGAGTCTGAATTTTATCACCATTTAACGCTGTGTGAAGCGAATAAAAAATGTTATGCCTTAGTTTATATAGGTATTGCCCAGTTTCAATTAATTAATGATTTGCTAGGTGCAGAAGATGGCAACCACCTTATAAAATTGGTTTTGAAAGTGTTAAAAAGCGTATCGGAGAAATCTGTCAAAGTTTTTCATAAGAGCGCCGATCGATTTGTATTATTTGTTCCGGAAATTAAATCTGATAGTGAAGTTTTAAGTGATTTAAATAAAGCGATTGAGCAGTTAAATAAAATTCTACCCAGAAAATATATTGACGCTCATGTGCAGCTATATGGTGTGTATGGTTTGTTTCCTGAGGATAATTTAGAAGGAAAAGAACTCGTAAATCAGATGCAGTTGACGTTGAATTATCAATTAGGTGAGCAGCAGCGTATTTTTTCCCGGTTTGATCCTCAGCTAGTAGCCGACTATAGAAAGAATTTTGAGTTAAGCCGTTTATTACTAATCGCGGTAAATAAAGATGAACTGTCACTACGTTTTCAGCCAAAAGTTAACATTGAAACAGGACAAGTACACAGTGCTGAGGCGCTCATTCGCTGGTATGAGCCAAGTAAATATGGTTGGGTTCCTCCTGCTCATTTTATTCCGATTGCTGAATGTGATGGCCAGATAATACCAATAGGGCGTTGGGTTATTTCTCAAAGCTGTAAAACGCTAAAATATTGGGGTGATAACAATATAGGTGTGAACGTGTTGGCTATTAACTTATCTGCTAGGCAATTAAAAGATGATCCCGGTTTGATTGACTATGTGCTGGAATGTTTAAGCTGCAATGGTTTAGAGTCATCACAGTTGGTTTTTGAGTTAACAGAAACCTATTTGATAGAAGATTTTTCTGCTTGCGAACAACAATTAAAAAGGTTAAAAAAGTTAGGGGTTAAGCTATTGATTGATGATTTTGGCGTGGGTTATTCATCACTTGGTTACCTTTCTAAACTGCCAGTAGATGGGGTTAAACTGGATAAAGCGCTTATTACTGATATTGAATCGTCTTTAGCGATGCAAAGTATGATTCGTAATATTACGCGTATGTCTCATGATCTCAGCCTTATAGTGATAGCTGAGGGAGTAGAAACTGCCTTTGAATGCGAAGTAATTAAAAAATTAGGCTGTGACTACATACAAGGTTATTACTATTCGCAGCCTTTAGAATCAGATGATTTTTGTAATTATTTAAACCATGCAAACACTCAAGGTGCTAAATGA
- a CDS encoding HDOD domain-containing protein yields MKAIKVIILDDDAFLLKVLQRTIHRVFPEVDIITTADIDEFWQLLSAIKDVDLVLSDYLMPQMNGLDILEQCSSKNPYPVRALLTGDMRLSTMIQQPNIVHAYLAKPFNEADIAALFNNVAALKSLPFAYNVRRQLGAMISFPVYPLILKELRDLVQSDEFDLHDIAHVVSQEPIITAKLLQLANSAYLGFVRPTSSIDEAVSRLGTTILMAITTSLLVAKNFESSIPVDVHEKQLNIAANYASCVKDFAKLAGFNLHDQELLFSVALLSFVGKIILLSQAQSDVSDEHAQTISDGYVSANFISAYVLKLWGYDTKICNLLMSCHDLDGTDDNELTLFNHMLYIVWQIIFDEQPPMQLRAYCDSKGVDPLLCHVISEFDWHSYTS; encoded by the coding sequence ATGAAAGCGATTAAAGTAATCATTTTAGATGACGATGCTTTTTTATTAAAAGTATTGCAAAGAACTATTCATCGAGTATTCCCAGAGGTTGATATCATAACGACTGCGGATATTGATGAGTTTTGGCAACTTTTAAGTGCCATAAAAGACGTTGATTTAGTATTGAGTGATTATTTAATGCCGCAAATGAATGGGCTGGATATTTTAGAGCAATGCTCTTCAAAGAACCCCTATCCGGTTAGAGCATTACTTACCGGTGATATGAGGTTGAGTACTATGATACAACAACCTAATATTGTTCATGCTTATCTTGCTAAACCGTTTAATGAGGCAGACATAGCTGCACTTTTTAATAATGTGGCGGCGTTAAAGTCATTGCCTTTTGCTTATAATGTGCGTAGACAGTTAGGGGCTATGATCAGTTTTCCTGTTTATCCTCTTATTTTAAAAGAGCTCAGAGACTTAGTACAAAGCGATGAATTTGATTTACATGATATTGCCCATGTTGTTTCTCAAGAGCCAATAATAACGGCTAAATTGTTACAACTTGCAAACTCCGCTTATCTTGGTTTTGTAAGGCCAACATCGTCAATAGATGAGGCTGTTTCGAGGCTCGGTACCACGATATTAATGGCTATCACCACCTCTTTATTGGTTGCTAAAAACTTTGAATCGTCTATTCCTGTTGATGTGCATGAAAAGCAATTGAATATAGCGGCGAATTACGCTAGTTGTGTTAAGGATTTTGCAAAGCTGGCTGGTTTTAACTTGCATGATCAAGAATTGTTATTTTCAGTGGCGTTATTGAGTTTTGTCGGCAAGATCATTTTATTATCTCAAGCTCAAAGCGATGTGTCAGATGAGCATGCGCAAACCATCAGCGATGGATACGTAAGTGCCAATTTTATTTCTGCCTACGTTTTAAAGTTATGGGGATACGACACAAAAATATGTAACTTATTAATGAGTTGCCACGATTTAGATGGCACTGATGATAATGAGTTAACTCTGTTTAATCACATGTTGTATATAGTTTGGCAAATTATTTTTGACGAGCAACCCCCCATGCAATTACGTGCATACTGTGACTCAAAAGGCGTAGACCCTTTACTTTGCCATGTTATTAGTGAATTTGATTGGCATAGTTATACATCTTAA
- the arfA gene encoding alternative ribosome rescue factor ArfA, with product MAKKGKAKAVNKSAVDTGRGVIKHNALAALVTSKVFKPQVVKAKKGKGSFKRNNKHAGQESYLIAA from the coding sequence ATGGCTAAAAAAGGCAAAGCAAAAGCGGTTAATAAATCCGCAGTAGACACCGGTCGAGGAGTGATAAAGCACAACGCATTGGCGGCACTGGTAACCTCTAAAGTATTTAAACCGCAAGTGGTTAAAGCTAAAAAAGGTAAAGGTTCGTTTAAACGTAACAACAAACATGCAGGACAAGAGTCCTATTTAATCGCGGCTTAA